In the Staphylococcus condimenti genome, one interval contains:
- a CDS encoding endonuclease/exonuclease/phosphatase family protein, protein MKKKFLKPVFSAVATATVILTPQAVHAEATSTPDTKTVSIHDIQGTGHYSPLNNKKVQNVEGIVTYQYEIRGQHYFHMQTPDSKIDNNPNTSEGIIVYSGNKKADVKVGDAVKVTGTVNEYAIDGYDDKANTDLPVTEINARDDRGGKISIESNNQPLPKPYVIKHIPEAISANDNFKSFDRNQYAIDYWESLEGMRVQTGNVRSVGPQEHGDLFTVPEDHPAETKNGGLLLKQNDANGERIPFKMYDNNKARDFNVVTGDHFKGPIIGYVNYGFQNYKINVDLDDMKKAYQKGQTQPQPTSINPEKQKLTMASYNLENFSNDIKSSSDDKAQKLANGIVKNMKQPDIIGVTEVQDNDGPGNGGPQGDQSYQRLIKAIKTAGGPEYKYINIDPEMNKDGGQPGANIRVGFLYNPNRVQFDSKIKPGDANTAVSYQKGNLTRNPGRIDPNNPAFIDSRKPLAAQFKFRGKQVIAIANHWNSKNGDDALFGKNQPVNLGSETQRVEIAKAVSRFVTQVKQDNPKANIVALGDFNDFQWSQPLKTLEGNQMTDLVNNVPQNERYSYVYQGNSQALDHVVVSNNLAPHSKLDMVHVNSDFTDMSGRASDHDPLLVQLDLLHLNKKN, encoded by the coding sequence ATGAAAAAGAAATTTTTAAAACCTGTTTTTTCAGCAGTCGCGACAGCTACTGTTATACTTACCCCTCAAGCAGTACATGCAGAAGCAACATCCACACCTGATACCAAAACTGTAAGCATCCATGACATACAAGGTACAGGTCATTATTCACCGCTCAATAATAAAAAAGTACAAAATGTTGAAGGTATCGTTACATACCAATATGAAATTCGCGGTCAACATTACTTCCATATGCAGACACCTGACAGCAAAATAGATAATAACCCTAACACTTCTGAAGGCATCATTGTTTATTCCGGCAATAAAAAAGCAGATGTTAAAGTCGGTGACGCTGTCAAAGTCACAGGTACTGTTAACGAATATGCGATTGACGGCTATGATGACAAAGCTAATACAGATTTACCTGTTACAGAAATCAATGCACGTGATGACCGCGGAGGTAAAATTTCAATAGAGTCCAACAACCAGCCGCTTCCAAAACCTTACGTCATCAAACATATACCTGAAGCTATTTCAGCTAATGATAATTTCAAAAGTTTCGATCGTAATCAATACGCGATAGATTACTGGGAATCATTAGAAGGCATGCGTGTGCAAACAGGTAATGTCCGCAGTGTAGGACCTCAAGAGCATGGCGACTTATTTACAGTGCCTGAAGACCACCCTGCAGAAACGAAAAACGGCGGATTATTATTAAAACAAAATGATGCCAATGGAGAACGTATCCCTTTTAAAATGTATGACAATAATAAAGCGCGTGATTTTAATGTGGTAACTGGCGATCATTTTAAAGGACCAATTATCGGTTATGTAAATTACGGTTTCCAAAACTATAAAATCAATGTAGATTTAGATGACATGAAAAAGGCTTACCAAAAAGGACAAACACAACCTCAGCCTACTTCTATCAATCCTGAAAAACAAAAATTAACAATGGCTTCTTATAATTTAGAAAACTTCTCAAATGATATAAAATCATCAAGTGATGATAAAGCACAAAAACTGGCAAATGGTATTGTCAAAAACATGAAACAACCTGATATTATCGGCGTGACAGAAGTTCAAGATAACGACGGTCCAGGCAATGGAGGACCGCAAGGAGACCAATCATACCAACGCCTTATTAAAGCTATTAAGACTGCCGGGGGGCCAGAATATAAATATATTAATATCGACCCTGAAATGAATAAAGACGGTGGTCAACCGGGTGCTAATATCCGTGTTGGTTTCTTATATAATCCTAACCGTGTTCAATTTGATAGTAAGATTAAACCAGGTGATGCTAATACTGCTGTCTCTTATCAAAAAGGCAACTTAACACGTAACCCTGGAAGAATTGATCCAAATAATCCAGCATTTATAGATTCCCGCAAACCTTTAGCAGCTCAATTCAAATTCCGAGGCAAACAAGTCATTGCGATTGCGAATCATTGGAATTCTAAAAATGGCGACGATGCCTTATTCGGTAAAAACCAACCTGTCAATTTAGGTAGTGAAACACAACGCGTTGAAATTGCGAAAGCCGTCTCACGTTTTGTGACACAAGTTAAACAAGACAATCCAAAGGCTAACATTGTAGCATTAGGTGATTTTAATGATTTCCAATGGTCACAACCTCTTAAAACATTAGAAGGTAATCAAATGACAGATTTAGTGAACAACGTACCTCAAAACGAGCGTTATTCATACGTTTATCAAGGCAACTCACAAGCTTTAGACCATGTTGTTGTATCTAATAATCTTGCACCGCATTCTAAATTAGATATGGTACATGTCAATTCAGACTTCACAGACATGTCAGGACGTGCAAGTGATCATGACCCGCTGCTGGTTCAACTTGATTTACTGCATTTGAATAAAAAGAACTAA
- a CDS encoding aldo/keto reductase, protein MDYTRLGNSGLNVSRYALGTIPFAGSNGFENAGGMTEKEVEYFIDYALEQGINQFDTANLYSKGDSEIALGKGIRNHRDEMVISTKTGFPYNDNPNNVGASRLNIERSIDHSLKRLGTDYVDLYYVHTWDGQVPVEETIQTMNDLIQKGKIRYWGVSNYSGWNLAQTYTYATQNNMAPPIAQQIYYTPESREAEYELLPAGSELGVGNSIWSPLGEGLLTGKITRDQKGEPHTRQGDGWPEPYIKNHELFYKLIDLVTEIAHKHNATIPQVVLAWLRDRPNVDSIVIAARNKEQLKENIGSYNLQLTADEVNAINELTIPEPIYPLWHRAMNSSARASEAEKEYMRDYQELMDRKDNLIQ, encoded by the coding sequence GTGGATTATACAAGATTAGGTAACTCCGGTTTAAACGTTTCAAGATATGCATTGGGTACGATTCCTTTTGCAGGCAGCAATGGTTTTGAAAATGCAGGCGGTATGACGGAAAAAGAAGTTGAATACTTCATTGATTATGCTTTAGAACAAGGTATCAACCAGTTTGATACGGCTAATCTGTATTCTAAAGGTGATTCGGAAATTGCTTTAGGAAAAGGGATTCGCAATCATCGAGATGAAATGGTCATCAGTACGAAAACAGGTTTCCCATATAATGACAATCCTAATAATGTTGGAGCATCTAGACTCAATATTGAGCGTTCAATTGATCATTCTTTAAAACGATTAGGTACGGATTATGTGGATTTATATTATGTGCATACTTGGGATGGTCAAGTTCCGGTAGAAGAGACAATTCAAACAATGAATGATTTGATTCAAAAAGGTAAAATCCGCTATTGGGGTGTATCTAACTATAGTGGTTGGAATTTAGCACAAACTTATACGTATGCGACACAAAATAATATGGCTCCGCCTATTGCACAACAAATATACTATACTCCGGAATCACGAGAAGCCGAGTATGAGTTATTACCAGCAGGTAGTGAGTTGGGTGTCGGAAACAGTATTTGGTCACCTCTAGGAGAAGGATTACTCACTGGCAAGATAACACGCGATCAAAAAGGTGAACCTCACACCCGACAAGGTGATGGTTGGCCAGAACCTTATATTAAAAATCATGAACTATTTTATAAATTGATTGATTTGGTAACAGAAATTGCGCATAAACATAATGCTACAATACCTCAAGTTGTATTAGCTTGGCTGCGTGATAGACCTAATGTAGATTCGATTGTTATTGCCGCACGAAACAAAGAACAGTTAAAAGAAAATATTGGGTCTTATAATTTACAATTGACTGCTGATGAGGTAAATGCAATTAATGAATTAACGATTCCAGAGCCTATTTATCCTTTATGGCACCGTGCTATGAATTCATCGGCAAGAGCTTCTGAAGCAGAAAAAGAGTATATGAGAGACTATCAAGAATTGATGGATCGAAAAGACAATTTAATTCAATAA
- a CDS encoding DUF4064 domain-containing protein produces MIKRTAEHVLTWIGVGVAALGLLLIGLMLPFMSGDAFIQGMQEGDGNLTYEDAATSASIFQTFATVGLVLGLVTLILAIIGGIFISKKAKIAGILLLIAGVITLLGNWISAILWIVAGILLLVKKPKRDTLTEDGYYNYDKANEVAKERTEEDPYKY; encoded by the coding sequence ATGATTAAAAGAACAGCAGAACATGTCTTAACTTGGATCGGTGTAGGAGTTGCAGCGCTTGGGTTATTGTTGATTGGTTTAATGTTGCCATTTATGAGCGGAGATGCTTTTATCCAGGGTATGCAAGAAGGTGACGGAAATCTTACGTATGAAGATGCAGCAACTTCAGCTTCAATTTTCCAAACATTCGCTACAGTTGGTTTAGTATTAGGTCTCGTAACATTAATACTAGCAATTATTGGTGGTATATTTATTAGTAAGAAAGCGAAAATAGCAGGTATTTTGCTATTAATCGCTGGGGTTATTACGTTACTAGGAAACTGGATTTCTGCAATTTTATGGATTGTGGCAGGTATCTTGCTATTAGTGAAAAAACCTAAAAGAGATACTCTGACTGAAGATGGTTATTATAATTACGATAAGGCCAATGAAGTTGCGAAAGAACGTACAGAAGAGGATCCTTATAAATATTAA
- a CDS encoding SDR family NAD(P)-dependent oxidoreductase: protein MNGKTAIVTGSSHDIGAATAKLLGERGANVVVNYYSSPDAAEKVVEYIENNGGRAIAVKADARDKEDLAQLAQKAKETFGSIDIFVHNAGMKFPMKSFEDMEWDEFIHKTDDELQAAFFGTKAVIPYMKEQKYGKLVYISSGLSKRAAPNFLAHGVSKSSLNAFVKYVADEFSDQGITANTVAPGMVETNATSGMPQEYKDQQASFVPMKRIAQPEDVAKAVAFFASNDSDYITGSYMPVSGGSEMI, encoded by the coding sequence ATGAACGGTAAAACAGCAATTGTCACAGGCTCAAGTCACGATATCGGTGCTGCCACAGCAAAGCTATTAGGTGAACGCGGCGCAAATGTTGTCGTTAATTACTACTCTAGTCCGGATGCCGCTGAAAAAGTAGTTGAATATATTGAAAATAACGGAGGACGCGCCATTGCTGTCAAAGCAGACGCACGTGATAAAGAAGATTTAGCTCAACTTGCACAAAAAGCAAAAGAAACTTTCGGAAGTATTGACATATTTGTGCATAATGCCGGTATGAAATTTCCAATGAAATCATTTGAAGATATGGAGTGGGATGAATTTATTCATAAAACAGATGACGAGTTGCAAGCTGCTTTCTTTGGAACTAAAGCAGTTATCCCATATATGAAAGAACAGAAATACGGTAAACTCGTTTATATTTCCAGCGGCTTAAGCAAACGCGCTGCTCCTAACTTCTTAGCCCACGGGGTGTCTAAAAGCAGTCTCAATGCATTCGTAAAATATGTTGCGGATGAATTTTCAGATCAAGGTATTACCGCTAATACAGTCGCACCAGGCATGGTTGAAACAAACGCAACTTCTGGTATGCCTCAAGAATATAAAGATCAGCAAGCTTCCTTTGTGCCAATGAAGCGAATTGCACAACCTGAAGATGTAGCGAAAGCTGTCGCATTTTTCGCAAGTAACGATAGCGACTATATTACGGGAAGCTATATGCCTGTCAGCGGCGGAAGCGAAATGATATAA
- a CDS encoding membrane protein, which yields MLSKVNKASIGIALAYLSFIVGAGFTTGQELLQFFVNHGNYAYLGAILTGIIVTFGTRQIAKMGYRLDADSYDISLNNLFGNVLGRIIDYLIIFFLFGLTVVMVAGGGSALQQGFNIPDWIGSLIIVVLLFVVLQLKFDKILTVLGAVTPFLVIAVLIIAGTNIIHPAIHFSDVDQYTKPSKTSSHFWWWDAIVYGGLIIGNSFSFLTIVGNDALNHKVARRGAYFGGLTFSILLLIMIGGLLANLQKANTVDIPTLLLANDIHPFLSYLMSAVMFGVIFNSCIGMIYPFLTRFTDPTSKKYIIMLAVTLILAYILSFVGFVDLVNFVFKVFGYIGLFITTSLLIRWIMNKFTKKKLL from the coding sequence ATGTTAAGCAAAGTTAATAAGGCATCGATAGGAATAGCTCTAGCATATTTGAGTTTTATAGTTGGAGCAGGATTTACTACCGGACAAGAACTCTTGCAGTTTTTTGTTAACCATGGCAACTATGCTTATCTAGGTGCAATTTTGACAGGAATTATTGTGACATTCGGAACACGTCAAATTGCAAAAATGGGGTATCGTTTAGATGCAGATAGCTACGATATTTCATTGAATAATTTATTTGGGAATGTATTAGGTAGAATTATTGATTACTTAATTATTTTTTTCTTATTTGGTCTGACCGTTGTAATGGTTGCTGGAGGGGGTTCAGCACTGCAACAAGGGTTTAATATACCAGATTGGATAGGTTCATTAATTATAGTAGTGTTACTTTTTGTGGTATTGCAATTGAAATTTGATAAAATATTAACTGTTTTAGGAGCAGTTACACCATTTTTAGTAATTGCAGTTTTGATTATTGCAGGTACTAATATCATACATCCCGCGATACATTTTTCAGATGTGGATCAGTACACGAAACCTTCTAAAACCTCTAGTCACTTTTGGTGGTGGGATGCTATTGTATATGGCGGTTTGATTATCGGAAACAGCTTCAGTTTCTTAACTATAGTAGGTAATGATGCGCTAAATCATAAGGTAGCACGTCGCGGCGCTTATTTTGGAGGATTAACATTCAGTATTCTATTATTGATTATGATTGGCGGCCTATTAGCAAATTTACAAAAAGCGAATACTGTGGATATTCCTACATTACTGTTAGCGAACGATATCCATCCATTCTTATCTTATTTAATGTCAGCTGTCATGTTCGGTGTTATTTTTAATAGTTGTATCGGGATGATTTATCCATTCCTTACACGATTTACCGATCCGACATCAAAAAAATATATTATAATGCTTGCTGTAACTCTTATACTTGCATATATCTTAAGCTTCGTAGGATTTGTAGATTTAGTGAATTTCGTCTTTAAAGTGTTTGGTTATATCGGATTATTTATTACAACTTCATTATTGATACGTTGGATTATGAATAAATTTACGAAAAAGAAATTACTTTAA
- a CDS encoding peptide-methionine (S)-S-oxide reductase — protein MNEVIYLAGGCLWGVQAFVKTLPGVIETEAGRANGSTNDLDGQYDGYVECVKTTFDSNKVSAKDLTGHLFEIIDPYSRNQQGEDIGPKYRTGVYSEQASHLEEAKEYIQDRPDRIRVVVEVLPLTNFVPSAEEHQDRLDKYPDDYCHVPKKLLQKYNA, from the coding sequence ATGAATGAAGTGATTTACTTAGCAGGAGGATGTTTGTGGGGCGTACAAGCCTTTGTAAAGACATTGCCTGGTGTTATAGAAACTGAAGCAGGGCGCGCAAATGGTTCAACAAATGATTTAGACGGCCAATATGACGGATATGTAGAGTGTGTAAAAACGACATTCGATTCAAATAAAGTAAGTGCTAAAGATTTAACAGGCCATCTTTTTGAAATCATTGATCCCTATAGCAGAAATCAACAAGGCGAAGATATTGGCCCTAAATATCGAACGGGTGTATATAGTGAACAAGCAAGTCATTTAGAAGAAGCGAAAGAATATATTCAAGACCGTCCTGATAGAATAAGAGTGGTCGTAGAAGTCTTGCCGTTAACAAATTTTGTGCCAAGTGCTGAAGAACATCAAGATAGACTAGATAAATATCCTGATGACTATTGTCATGTTCCTAAAAAGTTATTACAAAAATATAATGCATAA
- a CDS encoding fibrinogen-binding adhesin SdrG C-terminal domain-containing protein, with product MNNQEFSKKRRNRYSIRKVTAGAASIIVGITLFASANDAQAAEQVNDGDTKAQTTEFTTGDSEQTVGKQDVQSNPNEAGQQEMNQGSTTLEEAENQNGSVSNQQKENINNVSGHEVQRQEDQPKVANEQVTNQPQLEDAQGSEKPDSQNTEQSVNSEDATSEHDSEHIKTNDQLNGRQKQVENNQQSEPQNDTTQDEQEQSEAAAKQRNQVESRQSQSIESSINQNKQAEQKPITDDNTQGNTEAQHTEQIPANSQQKPENNTSNVDETKPAEEQLEAPQTKGAEAAGLNNPELFSAPVDDTTAPAQNPVEQNGNQNPVEQGTEADVPADDTSFDPNGSTVTDANNPTLRNVGTGSDNLKDVSDDARNYSNQKESTQPLATSPRQFMRLYSLNQPSSTSSNTDAQTFAATGADSDATAQAEPTNAESGATAQAESTDTDSGATAQAEPTGVNVNDKVTASNYQLSNKTIQANDSQGTDMSVDLKVDNSVKAGDYFTVQFPQYLNYFGNSTPESVYIPDLMNGDQKVATGSFNSKDNSLTYTFTDYVNTHDNVTGKFNLPLWADRANARNSGDYPVTTTVAGESFSDNVNINYRVAQSPAQSNIDSFITYTDQATGDYTQTIYVNPEGKRAYNTKVDLYNYWPNENTPSDSSAQLNPNVTNFKIYEVRNGERLNTSFYVDENNPNLVDVTDWVNENYNFNPQYHKDENGGEVLTLDFKDLTSNGSRYVIILNSQAEDGNRETIKTRAEMTSDATEDGQGHYYFSWDNENIYQQGSGEADGDEDTDADADADADADSDADADSDADADADADADADADADSDADADADADADSDADADADADSDADADADADSDADADADADADADADADADADADADADADADADADSDADADADADADADADADADADADADADADADADADADADADADADSDADADSDADADADADADSDADADSDADADADADADADVDADADADADSDADADADADSDADADADADADVDADADGDHPGEPHHDSDGDNGHHGSGDKGLPDTGNDNKQAGLFGGLFAALGSALLFGRRKKDKME from the coding sequence TTGAATAATCAAGAATTTTCAAAAAAGAGACGCAATCGTTATTCAATTCGTAAAGTTACTGCAGGCGCAGCCTCAATTATTGTAGGTATTACATTATTTGCTAGTGCAAATGATGCGCAAGCTGCAGAACAAGTCAATGATGGGGACACTAAAGCACAAACGACTGAATTTACCACAGGTGATTCTGAACAAACAGTAGGTAAGCAAGATGTACAATCAAATCCTAATGAAGCTGGTCAGCAAGAAATGAATCAAGGTTCTACCACACTTGAAGAAGCAGAAAATCAAAATGGATCAGTTTCAAACCAGCAAAAGGAAAATATCAATAATGTAAGTGGGCATGAAGTTCAACGACAAGAAGATCAACCAAAAGTAGCAAATGAACAAGTGACAAATCAACCGCAATTAGAAGATGCACAAGGCAGCGAGAAACCAGATTCTCAAAATACTGAACAATCAGTAAACTCTGAGGACGCAACTTCGGAACATGATTCTGAACATATAAAGACTAACGACCAGTTGAATGGACGACAAAAACAAGTTGAAAATAACCAGCAATCAGAACCACAAAATGATACCACTCAAGATGAACAAGAACAATCAGAAGCAGCGGCAAAACAACGAAATCAAGTAGAGAGTAGACAATCACAATCTATTGAAAGTTCAATAAACCAAAATAAACAAGCAGAACAAAAACCAATAACTGATGATAATACACAAGGAAACACAGAAGCACAACATACAGAGCAGATACCTGCAAACTCTCAACAAAAACCAGAAAATAATACATCTAACGTGGATGAAACAAAGCCAGCTGAGGAACAACTTGAAGCTCCTCAAACAAAAGGCGCAGAAGCGGCAGGTTTGAATAATCCTGAACTATTCAGTGCACCAGTTGACGATACAACAGCACCAGCTCAAAATCCAGTTGAACAAAATGGTAATCAAAACCCTGTAGAGCAAGGTACTGAAGCAGATGTGCCGGCTGACGATACATCTTTTGACCCTAATGGTTCAACAGTAACGGATGCTAACAATCCTACTTTACGTAATGTAGGAACTGGTTCAGACAACTTAAAAGATGTATCTGATGATGCTAGAAATTATTCAAATCAAAAAGAGAGTACACAACCTTTAGCAACATCGCCAAGACAATTTATGCGACTTTACAGCTTAAATCAACCGTCTTCTACTTCTAGTAATACAGATGCACAAACCTTTGCTGCAACAGGTGCAGATAGCGATGCAACTGCACAAGCAGAACCGACAAACGCAGAAAGTGGTGCAACGGCACAAGCTGAATCGACAGACACGGATAGTGGTGCAACTGCACAGGCTGAACCAACAGGTGTTAATGTAAATGACAAAGTGACAGCTTCAAATTACCAATTATCAAATAAAACAATTCAAGCCAACGATAGTCAAGGAACAGATATGTCTGTTGACTTGAAAGTTGATAATAGCGTAAAAGCTGGAGATTATTTCACTGTTCAATTCCCTCAATACTTAAATTATTTTGGTAATAGTACGCCTGAAAGCGTCTATATTCCTGATTTGATGAATGGTGATCAAAAGGTCGCGACAGGTAGCTTTAATTCTAAGGATAATTCATTAACGTATACATTTACAGATTATGTGAATACTCATGATAATGTTACAGGTAAATTTAATTTACCTTTATGGGCAGATAGAGCAAATGCTAGAAATTCTGGTGATTATCCTGTCACAACAACTGTTGCTGGAGAATCATTTTCTGATAATGTTAATATCAATTACCGTGTAGCGCAATCACCTGCGCAATCGAATATTGATTCATTTATCACGTATACTGACCAAGCAACTGGGGACTATACACAAACAATATATGTAAACCCTGAAGGAAAACGAGCTTATAATACTAAAGTTGATTTATACAACTATTGGCCAAATGAAAACACTCCATCTGATAGCTCTGCTCAATTAAACCCTAATGTAACCAACTTTAAAATCTATGAAGTTAGAAACGGAGAGCGTTTAAACACAAGTTTTTATGTGGACGAAAACAATCCGAATTTAGTCGATGTAACTGATTGGGTCAATGAAAATTATAACTTCAATCCGCAGTATCATAAGGATGAAAATGGTGGAGAAGTTCTGACATTAGATTTTAAAGATTTAACCTCTAATGGAAGTCGTTATGTTATTATTTTAAACAGCCAAGCTGAAGATGGAAACCGCGAAACTATTAAGACAAGAGCAGAAATGACTTCAGATGCTACAGAAGATGGGCAAGGTCATTATTACTTCAGTTGGGATAATGAAAATATTTATCAACAAGGATCAGGTGAGGCAGACGGAGATGAGGATACAGATGCCGACGCTGACGCCGATGCGGATGCTGACTCAGATGCCGATGCTGACTCAGACGCTGATGCCGATGCCGATGCTGACGCCGATGCGGATGCAGATGCCGATTCAGATGCGGATGCCGACGCTGATGCTGACGCTGACTCTGATGCCGACGCCGATGCTGACGCTGACTCTGATGCCGACGCCGATGCAGATGCTGACTCTGATGCGGATGCCGACGCCGATGCCGACGCAGACGCGGATGCCGACGCAGACGCAGATGCTGACGCTGATGCCGACGCGGATGCCGATGCCGATGCAGATGCTGACTCTGATGCGGATGCCGACGCCGATGCCGACGCAGACGCGGATGCCGACGCAGACGCAGATGCTGACGCTGATGCCGACGCGGATGCCGATGCCGACGCCGACGCAGACGCAGATGCCGATGCCGATGCTGACGCCGATTCAGATGCGGATGCCGATTCAGATGCGGATGCCGACGCTGATGCTGACGCTGACTCTGATGCGGATGCTGACTCTGATGCCGACGCCGATGCGGATGCGGATGCCGACGCAGATGTCGATGCGGATGCTGACGCCGACGCTGACTCTGATGCGGATGCTGACGCCGACGCTGACTCTGATGCCGACGCCGATGCGGATGCCGACGCAGATGTCGATGCGGATGCTGACGGAGATCATCCAGGAGAACCTCACCATGATTCAGATGGAGATAATGGCCATCATGGTTCAGGTGATAAAGGATTGCCAGATACGGGTAATGATAATAAACAAGCTGGATTATTCGGTGGTTTGTTTGCAGCACTAGGTTCTGCATTATTATTCGGACGCCGTAAGAAAGATAAAATGGAATAA
- a CDS encoding LLM class flavin-dependent oxidoreductase, with translation MSEQKNKQLHIGILIFGSGHHQAAWLMPDSSVERIGDITYYQELAQTAERGLFDAVFFADNQSFPAKDDTTMPAFWFDPIVNLTAISQVTEHVGLVSTISSTFSNPYTAARQLLSLDHISGGRVGWNLVTSMTDFEAKNHGMAELPNHDERYAIADEFAEVMNAAFESWHPKDFKHNRESNKLVDSEKIQPFNHKGVNFAVKGPLSTPSSPQGKPVAMQAGASKQGVALAVKYADAVYSVSWNIKQARNFRKRMDTEIAKKGNTDRSLKIFPGLVTYVGHTHEEALEKKAALDEKLPIETALKQLSFFVQQDCTEWELDEKVPGLPPVEDFTGPVGRYETVLEIIKDTDPTVRELLGYLNAGGGHLTLIGTPEEIVDEMEHWFNEGVADGFNLMPPTLPGSLEDFVDLIVPEMQKRGLYRKEYKGSTFREHLEV, from the coding sequence ATGTCCGAGCAAAAAAATAAACAACTGCATATCGGTATTCTAATTTTTGGTTCTGGCCATCACCAAGCAGCATGGCTCATGCCTGATTCAAGCGTAGAACGCATTGGAGATATTACTTACTATCAAGAGTTAGCACAAACTGCAGAACGCGGTTTATTTGATGCTGTCTTTTTTGCTGATAATCAGTCTTTTCCTGCTAAAGACGATACAACAATGCCTGCTTTTTGGTTTGATCCAATTGTCAATTTGACAGCTATTTCACAGGTAACAGAACATGTAGGTTTAGTTTCAACAATCTCAAGTACATTTTCTAATCCCTATACAGCTGCAAGACAATTATTAAGCCTCGACCATATTTCTGGTGGACGTGTTGGTTGGAATTTGGTTACTTCTATGACCGATTTTGAAGCCAAAAATCATGGTATGGCAGAGTTGCCGAATCACGATGAAAGATACGCAATTGCTGATGAATTTGCTGAGGTAATGAATGCTGCATTTGAATCCTGGCATCCAAAAGATTTTAAACATAATCGTGAATCAAATAAGTTGGTCGACTCTGAAAAAATCCAGCCTTTTAACCATAAAGGTGTCAATTTTGCAGTTAAGGGCCCACTTTCAACACCAAGCAGCCCGCAAGGCAAACCTGTCGCAATGCAAGCGGGAGCTTCAAAACAAGGCGTAGCTTTAGCAGTAAAATATGCAGATGCTGTTTATTCTGTTTCATGGAATATTAAGCAAGCAAGAAATTTCAGAAAGCGCATGGATACTGAGATTGCTAAGAAAGGCAACACTGACCGGAGTCTTAAAATTTTTCCGGGTTTAGTAACCTATGTAGGACATACGCACGAAGAAGCTTTAGAAAAGAAAGCAGCTTTGGATGAAAAATTACCAATTGAAACTGCTTTAAAGCAATTAAGTTTCTTCGTTCAACAAGACTGCACTGAGTGGGAACTAGATGAAAAAGTACCAGGTTTACCTCCAGTTGAAGATTTCACTGGACCCGTAGGACGTTATGAAACAGTATTAGAAATTATTAAGGATACGGATCCTACAGTACGTGAATTATTAGGTTACTTGAATGCAGGCGGTGGTCATTTAACATTGATTGGTACACCAGAAGAAATTGTGGATGAAATGGAGCATTGGTTCAATGAAGGCGTAGCAGATGGTTTTAATTTAATGCCACCAACACTTCCTGGTAGTCTTGAAGATTTTGTTGATTTAATTGTGCCGGAGATGCAGAAACGCGGTTTATATCGTAAGGAATATAAAGGTTCTACTTTCAGAGAACATTTAGAAGTATAA